The following coding sequences are from one Candidatus Eremiobacterota bacterium window:
- a CDS encoding macro domain-containing protein: protein MGEETKGALIELSTGRLEGSGREMIAYGINHTGQMIGATAQAVMVAAGVEVQDAAREQLSKTDRKLGTVVVTPSFGLESTGVKWIAHVVSTPKHTPESPGWLVPAMGRILDEALRLQVPAVALCALGTAGGIAHETAAQLLVDVVKARHIERKGGSFPQVVFCLPDARVHEAFARRLRR from the coding sequence ATGGGAGAAGAGACAAAAGGTGCTTTAATAGAGCTCTCCACCGGGCGGCTCGAGGGCTCGGGCCGCGAGATGATTGCCTATGGCATCAACCATACGGGCCAGATGATCGGCGCCACTGCCCAGGCAGTGATGGTGGCCGCGGGGGTCGAGGTCCAGGACGCAGCCCGGGAGCAGCTTTCAAAGACAGACAGGAAACTCGGAACGGTGGTAGTGACACCTTCCTTCGGCCTTGAATCCACGGGAGTGAAGTGGATCGCCCACGTGGTTTCGACTCCGAAGCACACGCCGGAATCGCCGGGATGGCTTGTGCCGGCCATGGGCCGCATCCTGGATGAAGCATTGAGGCTCCAGGTTCCGGCTGTGGCCCTCTGTGCCCTTGGCACGGCGGGAGGCATCGCCCACGAGACGGCGGCGCAGCTTCTTGTTGACGTGGTAAAGGCCAGGCATATCGAAAGGAAGGGCGGGTCTTTTCCCCAGGTGGTCTTCTGCCTTCCCGACGCGCGGGTTCACGAGGCCTTTGCCCGCCGCCTCAGGCGCTGA
- a CDS encoding prepilin-type N-terminal cleavage/methylation domain-containing protein: MSRNKPLTAIERPLRVKRRKAFTLIELMIVVAIIAIVSAILIPNFLRARARAMKSSIDLETSKVAQKAAHPPGEELKRPQDGIFPVTESADISIKIASSHKRIGMDVYTRYEARYKGSFILSTPQETGKRVILDFRFPEYTTEARDVSLKLSSNGTEYEPDNVIYDGQGIFWAGRPIGKDPGTADGKGPSNTEANKPSELSWTAPVTADVTFVSQGRDSFRYMLPPSNRVKAISITLDMEGNPSFSIPDYALQPTAMAGNTITWKFDNLVTYRPIVIELPAAQSPIGRVLLLCKLVALAVFLFGAGFWYLAELYQPGGLHRFRWAHFLLLALTYSLFFIIFAVLGFRGDVSTMNAMLLAAALSLPFLVFHVSWIIDIRFALTRTLPLAIFTLGLAVNGVYGGPLRDYFYIASALLIVGFATFTLKKLLANREKWTETLEGNVEEDLKKLGEDIARARELDRKAGELTAGIRHGRSPELEKELAESRKQLKSSLDEYDKLPVELSRMRGVKDFYSRQDMRTSIENRINACRSSLPFSIESVEEDINSLASDRGAKGEKPAPGGGIHCMQCGQSGEDTPYCPYCGTVRPTIIACRNCGENIRLPLHLMEGHALPPSVCCPACGTENLLAGGETPEGAP, from the coding sequence ATGAGCAGAAATAAACCGCTTACTGCCATTGAGAGGCCCTTAAGGGTAAAGAGACGAAAGGCCTTCACCCTCATAGAGCTGATGATCGTGGTGGCCATCATCGCCATCGTTTCGGCCATACTCATCCCCAACTTTCTCAGGGCCAGGGCAAGGGCCATGAAATCCAGCATTGACCTTGAGACCTCCAAGGTTGCCCAGAAGGCCGCCCACCCTCCCGGCGAAGAGCTGAAAAGGCCCCAGGACGGCATTTTCCCTGTAACAGAATCAGCCGATATCTCCATAAAAATCGCATCAAGCCACAAGAGAATCGGCATGGATGTCTATACCCGCTATGAAGCCCGCTACAAGGGCAGCTTCATCCTCTCTACACCGCAGGAGACCGGTAAAAGGGTAATACTGGACTTCAGGTTTCCCGAGTATACCACGGAAGCCCGGGACGTCTCCCTGAAGCTCTCATCGAACGGCACCGAGTATGAGCCTGACAACGTCATCTATGACGGGCAGGGCATATTCTGGGCAGGCAGGCCCATAGGCAAAGACCCGGGCACTGCCGATGGAAAAGGACCTTCAAATACCGAGGCGAACAAGCCTTCTGAGCTTTCATGGACTGCTCCCGTCACGGCCGATGTGACCTTTGTCTCCCAGGGAAGGGACAGCTTCAGGTATATGCTCCCCCCCTCAAACAGGGTCAAGGCCATATCCATCACGCTTGATATGGAAGGAAATCCTTCGTTCTCCATACCTGACTACGCCCTCCAGCCCACCGCCATGGCAGGGAACACCATTACATGGAAATTTGACAACCTTGTCACCTACCGCCCCATCGTGATTGAGCTCCCCGCGGCCCAGAGCCCCATCGGGAGGGTGCTCCTTCTCTGCAAGCTCGTGGCCCTGGCGGTGTTCCTTTTCGGCGCGGGCTTCTGGTATCTTGCCGAGCTTTACCAGCCCGGCGGCCTGCACCGCTTCAGGTGGGCCCACTTCCTGCTTCTGGCCCTCACCTACTCGCTGTTCTTCATCATATTTGCCGTCCTGGGCTTCAGGGGCGACGTCTCAACGATGAACGCCATGCTCCTTGCAGCGGCGCTCTCACTTCCATTCCTCGTGTTCCATGTCTCATGGATAATAGACATAAGGTTCGCCCTCACCAGGACTCTGCCCCTCGCCATATTTACCCTGGGCCTGGCAGTCAACGGCGTTTACGGCGGCCCGCTCAGGGATTATTTCTATATCGCCTCTGCCCTGCTCATTGTGGGCTTTGCCACGTTTACCCTGAAAAAGCTGCTGGCAAACAGGGAAAAATGGACAGAGACCCTCGAGGGGAACGTGGAGGAGGATCTCAAAAAGCTCGGCGAGGACATTGCCAGGGCCAGGGAGCTTGACAGGAAAGCAGGGGAGCTGACGGCGGGGATAAGGCATGGCCGTTCCCCCGAGCTTGAAAAAGAACTGGCCGAGAGCAGGAAGCAGCTCAAATCTTCTCTCGACGAATATGACAAGCTCCCGGTGGAGCTCTCCAGAATGAGAGGGGTAAAGGATTTTTACAGCCGCCAGGACATGCGTACCAGTATCGAAAACAGGATTAACGCCTGCAGGAGCTCCCTGCCTTTTTCAATTGAGTCCGTCGAGGAGGATATAAACTCCCTGGCCTCGGATAGGGGAGCAAAGGGGGAAAAGCCGGCTCCTGGAGGAGGCATCCACTGCATGCAGTGCGGGCAAAGCGGCGAGGATACGCCCTACTGCCCCTACTGCGGGACCGTGCGCCCCACGATCATCGCATGCAGGAACTGTGGAGAAAATATAAGGCTGCCCCTTCATCTCATGGAGGGGCATGCCCTTCCGCCGTCGGTCTGCTGCCCTGCATGCGGCACCGAGAATCTGCTGGCGGGCGGGGAAACACCTGAGGGAGCTCCCTGA
- a CDS encoding Ig-like domain-containing protein has protein sequence MFDTGEHERRRKQAESLVRKTIFLNDQLKSQGARFRVEDEGCPPKVIRGDIATLMKKNSGQSYNKGEIILFRSQGKVKYAKVRKMRYGRRIDDVSLMVEMPSSEYIEAVPGSQVIGMIVTVEREGKSLSVRPNFLENLFDWSFKKSAPQKPLVRMTTKILSPAETVEEEAINISSSQEAALPEALLPSPAADPVKGAPLMTISVDNNTLLADGKSKCFIKVCAMDKSGKPLSGNISFSLRDENGRLKDEAGQLVNGEFTNCYTAGTDVGTQVISAVLEEAPGDPQKVSVKLIKINKLDLESDKKEFSHGDTSGIIIKASLFYSNGNPAAGEAIKFRIIEGDGTIDPIAKTSEQGGATATYQPGKHSGKVTIKGESATTPGVSRIIEFEHLSV, from the coding sequence ATGTTTGACACCGGGGAACACGAAAGAAGAAGAAAACAGGCTGAAAGTCTCGTCAGAAAGACCATCTTCCTGAATGACCAGCTGAAAAGCCAGGGAGCCCGATTCCGGGTCGAGGACGAAGGCTGCCCGCCCAAGGTGATAAGGGGCGACATCGCCACGCTGATGAAGAAAAACTCGGGGCAGAGCTATAATAAGGGCGAGATAATTCTCTTCCGGAGCCAGGGAAAAGTGAAGTACGCCAAGGTGAGGAAGATGAGATACGGCAGAAGGATTGATGATGTCTCGCTGATGGTGGAAATGCCCTCTTCCGAGTACATAGAGGCCGTCCCGGGAAGCCAGGTCATAGGAATGATCGTTACCGTTGAAAGAGAAGGCAAATCCCTGTCGGTACGCCCCAATTTCCTGGAGAACCTCTTTGACTGGTCATTCAAAAAGTCGGCTCCCCAGAAGCCCTTGGTGAGAATGACGACGAAAATCCTCTCTCCGGCGGAAACGGTTGAGGAAGAAGCCATCAATATCTCCTCATCGCAGGAAGCGGCTCTCCCCGAGGCACTGCTCCCTTCCCCCGCTGCTGATCCGGTTAAAGGCGCGCCGCTGATGACTATAAGTGTTGATAACAACACCCTCCTTGCCGACGGTAAAAGCAAGTGCTTCATCAAGGTCTGCGCGATGGACAAGTCCGGGAAGCCCCTTTCAGGGAACATCTCCTTCTCGCTCAGGGATGAAAACGGGCGCCTCAAAGATGAGGCGGGGCAGCTGGTAAACGGCGAGTTCACCAACTGCTACACTGCCGGCACCGACGTGGGAACGCAGGTGATCTCGGCAGTGCTTGAAGAGGCCCCCGGCGATCCCCAGAAAGTCTCCGTCAAGCTGATAAAAATAAACAAGCTGGACCTGGAATCAGATAAAAAAGAGTTCTCCCACGGCGATACATCGGGCATCATCATCAAGGCATCGCTTTTTTACAGCAACGGGAACCCTGCCGCCGGGGAGGCCATCAAGTTCAGGATCATTGAAGGCGACGGCACCATCGATCCCATTGCAAAGACCTCTGAGCAGGGAGGCGCCACTGCAACCTATCAGCCGGGCAAACATTCAGGCAAGGTGACCATAAAAGGCGAATCAGCAACAACGCCGGGTGTTTCCAGGATTATTGAGTTCGAGCACCTGTCAGTGTAA
- a CDS encoding YkgJ family cysteine cluster protein produces the protein MKDICASCTTNCCENYTVFINGFDLYRIVEHTGLHPSKFVNLYSDVEEGGRDYHFTLGEDLWLKMSLTSEEKGACTFLEKSEERGKCAIHPFRPNVCRGYPFELVKGKLRHIEKVFCPSRWEPGDAEKENFRKAIEAMDSDYRAYHAMVKRWNEMAVREPGKQHHPDEFMRYVLGEVKKALASP, from the coding sequence ATGAAAGATATCTGCGCTTCCTGCACCACGAACTGCTGTGAGAATTACACCGTGTTCATCAATGGATTTGATCTCTACCGGATCGTGGAGCACACCGGACTTCACCCTTCAAAGTTCGTGAACCTTTACAGCGATGTGGAGGAGGGGGGCAGGGACTATCATTTCACCCTCGGGGAAGACCTGTGGCTCAAGATGAGCCTCACCAGCGAGGAGAAAGGCGCATGCACATTTCTTGAAAAATCTGAAGAGAGAGGAAAGTGCGCCATTCACCCATTCCGCCCCAATGTCTGCAGAGGGTACCCCTTTGAGCTTGTCAAGGGTAAGCTGCGCCACATCGAGAAAGTCTTCTGCCCCTCACGGTGGGAGCCCGGTGATGCGGAGAAGGAGAATTTCAGAAAGGCCATAGAAGCAATGGACAGTGATTACCGCGCCTATCATGCCATGGTAAAGCGCTGGAATGAAATGGCCGTGCGGGAACCTGGGAAACAGCACCATCCCGATGAATTCATGCGGTACGTGCTTGGAGAGGTAAAAAAGGCTCTGGCCAGTCCGTAA
- a CDS encoding nicotinate-nicotinamide nucleotide adenylyltransferase produces the protein MKRFIIIAAIAGLFLTAAAPSRALAKNIGFYSGTFDPPHQGHIALSLKAVELLDLDRLYMLPNYEPSHKPNASSFAQRYEMMELVVMRHKALCLPGREEFPRAYMAGGTEYLTVLISRIRELEGEEGNAFFHLCGTDSFNRMRESGRLPSAGENRIVAVFRRKGYSEVITAGVKDLEARGKVRFFDVDIPELSSSAARALFARGEVPDETVCPCYISWYAEREKLYGFPEKPLSLGDLEKAGIQGFTVSEMPLPPFSFSRHMKEHPAGDFTMSHGKSSAGSGELLPSEAPPGLLYLVASRKTLFSIVFLPLREALPWVRSRGYEKAVVFKPEKAGEGEGFYYVAALRDGRLQVFAGTARREAFMPLLGKWERFLLMNLLIEAAGFRIFSPEERRSLIIPLALMAGSFTSAKN, from the coding sequence TTGAAGCGCTTTATTATCATTGCTGCAATCGCGGGGCTTTTTCTTACCGCGGCAGCCCCTTCCCGGGCACTTGCGAAAAATATCGGCTTCTACTCGGGAACCTTTGATCCCCCCCACCAGGGCCATATTGCCCTGTCCCTCAAGGCCGTCGAGCTCCTTGACCTTGACAGGCTTTACATGCTTCCGAATTACGAGCCCTCTCACAAGCCCAATGCATCCTCCTTTGCGCAGCGCTATGAAATGATGGAGCTGGTTGTCATGAGGCACAAGGCACTCTGCCTCCCTGGCAGGGAGGAGTTCCCCAGGGCTTACATGGCGGGGGGCACTGAATACCTCACGGTACTCATTTCCAGAATCAGAGAGCTTGAAGGCGAAGAGGGAAATGCTTTTTTTCATCTCTGTGGCACCGATTCCTTCAACAGGATGAGGGAGAGCGGAAGGCTCCCTTCCGCCGGAGAGAACAGGATTGTTGCCGTATTCCGGAGGAAGGGCTATTCCGAAGTGATTACCGCCGGGGTGAAGGACCTTGAGGCCAGGGGAAAGGTAAGGTTCTTTGACGTCGATATCCCGGAGCTGAGCTCCTCCGCGGCAAGGGCCCTCTTTGCCAGGGGAGAGGTCCCTGATGAAACAGTGTGTCCCTGCTATATTTCCTGGTATGCGGAGCGGGAGAAGCTCTATGGCTTTCCTGAGAAGCCCCTCTCGCTTGGTGACCTCGAGAAAGCCGGGATTCAAGGTTTCACCGTGTCGGAGATGCCGCTGCCACCATTCTCTTTCAGCAGGCACATGAAAGAGCATCCTGCCGGGGATTTCACCATGAGCCATGGGAAAAGCTCCGCGGGATCCGGTGAGCTCCTTCCCTCAGAGGCGCCTCCCGGCCTCCTGTATCTCGTCGCTTCCAGAAAGACGCTTTTTTCCATAGTCTTCCTGCCCTTGCGGGAAGCCCTTCCCTGGGTCAGGTCCCGGGGCTATGAGAAGGCAGTGGTTTTTAAGCCTGAAAAGGCCGGTGAGGGAGAAGGCTTCTATTATGTGGCAGCCCTCAGGGACGGAAGGCTCCAGGTCTTTGCCGGAACCGCAAGGAGGGAGGCCTTCATGCCCCTCCTCGGGAAGTGGGAAAGGTTTCTCCTCATGAATCTCCTCATTGAGGCAGCGGGCTTCAGGATTTTTTCTCCCGAAGAACGCCGGTCCCTCATTATCCCCTTGGCGCTGATGGCAGGATCTTTCACTTCTGCTAAGAACTAA
- a CDS encoding leucine-rich repeat domain-containing protein: protein MNWKILIIAGILACAFLAGSLEVPGREGTLPPPLAKALKNPESVKELDLSYQDLKAVPPEIGKLVNLENLDLSGNSITRISPELFSLARLKVLSLDRNNLTELPDGFGKLAALEDLSFRHNRLKKLPDDFEKMKSLHTLWLEHNQMTPFPSVITRLPSIQTLYLTGNHFQAVPPAIGRLKKLQALELMWNRLEGIPPEIGDLSSLTSLDLRGNKIKALPREIGKLGRLEFLYLGGNGLTTLPEEIGGLSKLQFLALDQNRLTALPGSLGKLTGLRTFHLIKNPLSSEEKKKIKALLPGTAVTF, encoded by the coding sequence AGTACCAGGCAGGGAGGGGACTCTTCCCCCGCCTCTTGCGAAGGCCCTGAAGAACCCTGAGAGCGTCAAGGAGCTCGATCTCAGCTACCAGGATCTCAAGGCCGTCCCTCCGGAGATAGGAAAGCTTGTGAATCTTGAAAACCTTGACCTTAGCGGCAACAGCATCACCAGAATATCTCCCGAGCTTTTCAGCCTTGCGCGTCTGAAAGTTCTCTCTCTTGACAGGAACAACCTTACAGAGCTGCCGGACGGGTTCGGGAAGCTTGCCGCACTCGAGGACCTGAGCTTCCGCCATAACAGGCTGAAAAAGCTGCCTGATGATTTCGAGAAGATGAAGAGCCTCCACACACTCTGGCTTGAGCATAACCAGATGACGCCATTCCCTTCAGTGATAACGAGGCTTCCTTCAATCCAGACCCTCTACCTCACGGGAAACCATTTCCAGGCCGTGCCCCCGGCGATCGGCAGGCTGAAGAAGCTCCAGGCCCTCGAGCTTATGTGGAACAGGCTCGAAGGCATCCCTCCCGAGATAGGTGACCTTTCCAGCCTTACCTCGCTTGACCTGCGGGGCAACAAGATCAAGGCGCTGCCAAGAGAGATAGGGAAGCTTGGAAGGCTTGAATTCCTGTACCTGGGAGGGAATGGGCTCACCACCCTTCCAGAGGAGATTGGCGGACTCTCAAAGCTGCAGTTCCTCGCACTTGATCAGAACAGGCTCACCGCCCTTCCCGGGAGCCTTGGAAAGCTCACAGGCCTCAGGACGTTCCACCTTATAAAGAATCCTCTCTCAAGCGAGGAGAAAAAGAAGATAAAAGCCCTCCTTCCCGGCACGGCTGTGACATTCTGA